A region from the Brassica napus cultivar Da-Ae chromosome C8, Da-Ae, whole genome shotgun sequence genome encodes:
- the LOC111198630 gene encoding uncharacterized protein LOC111198630: MTAPELTDFPPLVGMVKESNVVKEGKKGSWVAVAQSTSTLSAHVLTYGSEEGKEFVEVPDGVIQDTVPLWDDLVEGKFMDTAPHVAKIHAIVNKIWPLGNQAIRIEVFEVDKTTVKFRIRDANTRARILRRGMWNIANIPMIVSKWSPEEEEEEEEEIKMIPMWVTLKNVPRRMFSWKGLGFIASAVGKPKRLHPDTILCKSFEEAKIFVEADMTKELPTSHHFKSKLGVAADVQFEYPWLPPKCSLCSRWGHTGQTCGGKGKNIRILKRKDVEKEVEKNLHEAVDVDAESSSKQQEALNPDLLMNVTADLAVIPEVDEGRSTGSEVRKEIEESGEAQNNPLNDGMSREGEESEEVEKEWSDVSPTKQARSISKTNDDSQSISSPSRFAILGEEQDESDTVAHEEAEESEEGEILEEQSLDVSVVGISDNAKCNEQQQQGMVDGVNTRRISTRNTKVQAKNGADTKAQSTSNLASAVGKKRTAKKN; this comes from the coding sequence ATGACGGCACCGGAATTAACTGATTTCCCGCCGCTGGTGGGCATGGTGAAGGAGAGTAATGTAGTGAAGGAAGGGAAGAAGGGATCTTGGGTAGCGGTGGCTCAATCGACCTCCACTTTGTCTGCACATGTGCTGACGTATGGATCGGAGGAAGGAAAAGAGTTTGTCGAAGTCCCGGATGGTGTGATCCAGGACACAGTCCCTCTATGGGATGATCTTGTCGAAGGAAAATTCATGGACACTGCTCCACATGTTGCGAAAATTCATGCAATTGTGAATAAAATTTGGCCTCTGGGAAACCAGGCTATACGGATTGAGGTATTTGAAGTGGATAAGACAACAGTTAAATTCAGGATCAGAGATGCTAATACGCGAGCACGTATTCTGCGACGAGGAATGTGGAATATTGCCAATATTCCGATGATAGTATCAAAGTGGTCAccggaagaggaagaggaggaggaagaggagatcAAAATGATACCTATGTGGGTAACACTAAAGAATGTTCCAAGAAGGATGTTTTCTTGGAAAGGTCTGGGTTTTATCGCCAGTGCTGTGGGGAAACCTAAGAGATTGCATCCAGATACAATACTTTGTAAGAGCTTTGAAGAGGCAAAGATTTTTGTTGAAGCAGATATGACAAAAGAACTACCAACATCTCACCATTTTAAATCAAAACTGGGTGTAGCTGCTGATGTCCAGTTTGAGTATCCTTGGTTGCCACCGAAGTGTTCGTTATGCTCTAGATGGGGTCATACGGGTCAAACGTGTGGAGGGAAAGGAAAGAATATTCGTATACTTAAAAGGAAGGACGTGGAGAAGGAAGTAGAGAAGAATCTCCATGAGGCGGTTGACGTAGATGCTGAATCGTCATCAAAGCAACAAGAGGCTCTTAACCCTGATTTGCTGATGAATGTAACAGCTGATTTAGCTGTGATACCAGAAGTAGATGAGGGGAGAAGCACTGGAAGTGAAGTGAGAAAGGAAATAGAGGAAAGTGGGGAGGCTCAGAACAACCCTCTAAACGATGGCATGAGTCGTGAAGGGGAGGAAAGTGAGGAAGTGGAGAAAGAATGGTCTGACGTCTCACCAACGAAACAGGCGAGATCCATCTCAAAAACAAATGATGATTCCCAAAGCATTAGTTCTCCCTCTCGATTTGCCATCTTGGGAGAGGAACAGGACGAGAGTGATACTGTTGCACACGAGGAAGCAGAGGAGAGTGAGGAAGGGGAGATCCTGGAAGAACAATCGCTTGACGTATCGGTGGTAGGAATATCAGATAATGCTAAGTGCAATGAACAACAGCAACAAGGGATGGTAGATGGAGTTAACACTCGCAGAATATCTACTAGAAACACCAAAGTCCAAGCCAAGAATGGTGCAGATACTAAGGCTCAGAGTACTAGCAATCTAGCAAGTGCTGTGGGGAAAAAGCGTActgctaaaaaaaattaa
- the LOC125591127 gene encoding extensin-2-like has product MRPSSRMGPSAHITYALGVIIMATMVAAYEPYSLPPLPSYSPSPKVEYNTPPLPYIHSSSPPPPLYYSPSPKVDYKSPPPPYVYSSPPPPYYSPSPKVDYKSSPPPYVYSSPPPPPYYSPSPKVEYKSPPPPPYYSPSPKVDYKSPPPPYVYSSPPPPSYYSPSPKVEYKSPPPPYVYSSPPPPPYYSPSPKVDYKSPPPPYVYSSPPPPPYYSPSPKVEYKSPPPPYVYSSPPPPPYYSPSPKVEYKSPPPPYVYSSPPPPYYSPSPKVEYKSPPPPYVYSSPPPPYYSPSPKVVYKSPPPPYVYNSPPPPYYSPSPKVDYKSPPPPYVYSSPPPPPYYSPSPKVEYKSPPPPYVYSSPPPPYYSPSPKVVYKSPPPPYVYSSPPPPYYSPSPKVHYKSPPPPYVYSSPPPPYYSPSPKVHYKSPPPPYVYSSPPPPYYSPSPKVHYKSPPHPHVCVCPPPPPCYAPSPKVTYKSPPPPYVYSSPPPPYYSPSPKVYYKSPPPPYVYSSPPPPPYYSPSPKVEYKSPPPPYVYSSPPPPYYSPSPKVYYKSPPPPYVYNSPPPPPYYSPSPKVDYKSPPPPYVYSSPPPPYYSPSPKVEYKSPPPPATYY; this is encoded by the coding sequence atgaGACCTTCCTCCAGGATGGGGCCTTCAGCCCATATCACTTATGCCCTAGGCGTTATCATCATGGCAACAATGGTTGCTGCGTATGAACCATACAGCTTGCCACCACTCCCGTCATATTCACCATCTCCAAAGGTAGAATACAACACTCCCCCCCTACCATATATCCACAGTtcttcaccaccaccaccactataCTATTCTCCATCACCAAAGGTTGACTACAAATCACCTCCTCCACCATATGTCTACAGTTCCCCACCACCTCCTTACTATTCCCCATCACCTAAAGTTGACTACAAATCTTctccaccaccatatgtctacagttctccaccaccaccaccatattaCTCACCATCTCCTAAAGTCgagtacaagtctcccccaccaCCTCCGTACTACTCTCCATCACCAAAGGTAGATtacaaatctcctccaccaccatatgtctacagttctccaccaccaccatcataTTATTCACCATCTCCTAAGGTTGAGtacaagtctcctccaccaccgtatgtctacagctctccaccaccacctccgTACTACTCTCCATCACCAAAGGTAGACtacaaatctcctccaccaccgtatgtctacagttctccaccaccaccaccatactattCACCATCTCCTAAGGTAGAAtacaagtctcctccaccaccatatgtttacagctccccaccaccaccaccatactactcaCCATCTCCTAAAGTTGAGtacaagtctcctccaccaccatatgtatacagttctccaccaccaccatactattCACCATCTCCTAAGGTTGAAtacaagtctcctccaccaccatatgtttacagctccccaccaccaccatattATTCCCCATCTCCTAAGGTTGTGTACAAGTCTCCTCCTCCACCTTATGTCTACaactcaccaccaccaccatactattCTCCATCTCCCAAGGTAGATtacaagtctcctccaccaccatatgtttacagctccccaccaccaccaccatactactcaCCATCTCCTAAAGTTGAGTACAAGTCTCCTCCTCCACCGTATGTATACagttctcctccaccaccatattaTTCTCCATCTCCTAAGGTTGTAtacaaatctcctccaccaccgtatgtctacagttctccaccaccaccatattaTTCACCTTCTCCTAAGGTACACtacaagtctcctccaccaccgtatgtttacagttctccaccaccaccatactactctcCTTCTCCAAAGGTACATTACAAATCccctccaccaccatatgtctacagctctccaccaccaccatactattCACCATCCCCTAAAGTTCATTACAAATCTCCACCACACCCGCATGTATGTGTCTGCCCACCACCTCCTCCATGTTATGCTCCTTCACCAAAAGTAACAtacaaatctcctccaccaccatatgtttacagttctccaccaccaccatactactcaCCTTCGCCTAAGGTGTATtacaagtctcctccaccaccatatgtttacagctcaccaccaccaccaccatactactcaCCATCTCCTAAGGTTGAAtacaagtctcctccaccaccatatgtttacagctcaccaccaccaccatactactcaCCTTCCCCTAAGGTGTACtacaagtctcctccaccaccatatgtctacAACTCTCCACCcccaccaccatactactctcCATCCCCTAAAGTAGACTACAAGTCTCCTCCACCTCCATATGTCTAcagttctccaccaccaccttaTTATTCTCCTTCTCCAAAAGTTGAGTAcaaatctccaccaccaccagctACATATTACTGA
- the LOC125591999 gene encoding uncharacterized protein LOC125591999: protein MIKEENDQHFSRLRDYRLELLESNEDSTVELETFNGDDGSDVFYRFYVCFAALKKTWCAHCRPIFGLDACFLKCTTKGQLLVAVGRDANNKMFPIAWAVVDVESEDNWVWGINAVSNILPMVEHMMCARHIYANLKKKHPHRADMKGKFRKVAKSYNMAQYNKRVDEVKAYDMSVYDSMMMKNPKNCSLAFFTPSSTCDDVSNNISESFNHAVDPARSMPLVEMLETIRRRAMLRIEARKMRAMNHRGKFSLKAMEKVSEEKRKIRHCTIYPCGYEVFEVKEKNSSYKTKMVDRTCTCRKWEGSNQPTQSQVVD, encoded by the exons ATGATCAAAGAGGAGAATGATCAGCATTTCTCAAGGCTTAGAGATTACCGGCTAGAGTTATTAGA GTCCAATGAGGATTCAACGGTAGAGCTCGAGACATTCAACGGAGATGATGGTTCAGATGTTTTCTATAGATTTTACGTTTGCTTTGCTGCATTGAAGAAGACTTGGTGTGCTCACTGTCGACCGATCTTTGGTCTTGATGCATGCTTCCTCAAGTGCACAACAAAGGGTCAGTTGTTAGTGGCTGTTGGCAGAGATGCAAATAACAAAATGTTTCCTATAGCGTGGGCTGTTGTTGACGTCGAGAGTGAAGACAATTGGGTTTG ggGTATTAATGCAGTATCAAATATCTTGCCAATGGTTGAGCACATGATGTGTGCAAGACATATTTACGCAAACTTAAAGAAGAAACATCCGCATAGAGCTGACATGAAAGGCAAATTCCGGAAGGTCGCCAAGAGCTACAACATGGCGCAGTACAACAAGAGggtggatgaggtgaaggcatATGACATGAGTGTATATGAttcgatgatgatgaagaatcCCAAAAATTGCAGCCTTGCCTTCTTTACTCCATCCTCGACTTGTGATGATGTAAGCAACAACATATCTGAGTCTTTTAATCATGCGGTTGACCCTGCTAGATCAATGCCACTCGTGGAAATGTTGGAAACAATACGCAGAAGAGCTATGTTGCGCATTGAGGCAAGGAAGATGAGAGCAATGAATCACAGAGGGAAGTTCAGTCTAAAAGCAATGGAAAAGGTCAGCGAGGAGAAACGTAAAATACGTCATTGCACTATATATCCTTGCGGATATGAGGTATTTGAAGTGAAAGAGAAAAACAGTTCATACAAAACGAAAATGGTTGATCGTACTTGCACTTGTCGAAAGTGGGAAGGATCAAATCAACCAACACAAAGTCAAGTGGTCGACTAA